In a single window of the Caloenas nicobarica isolate bCalNic1 chromosome 8, bCalNic1.hap1, whole genome shotgun sequence genome:
- the TNK2 gene encoding activated CDC42 kinase 1 isoform X3, with the protein MAERCDYQRLSSAEEEEEMLGPLPHSFSDSTGQRVLRPGSGRPAQPPQQDVAPGMPCRRRLSCSMQAEEGTDWLLELLTELQLQQYFLRIRDELNVTRLSHFEYVKNEDLEKIGMGRPGQRRLWEAVKRRKAMCKRKSWMSKVFSGKRPESELPPQPQSTFRKPPTPPPPEAGGQHSLTCLVRERDLSLFEKLGDGSFGVVRRGEWCTPAGKTLNVAVKCLKTDVLSQPEALDDFIREVNAMHSLDHRNLIRLYGVVLSHPMKMVTELAPLGSLLDRLRKNHGHFLISTLCQYAIQVAKGMAYLESKRFIHRDLAARNILLASNELIKIGDFGLMRALPKNDDHYVMQEHRKVPFAWCAPESLKTRTFSHASDTWMFGVTLWEMFTYGQEPWIGLNGSQILHKIDKEGERLPRPEDCPQDVYNVMLQCWAHKPEDRPTFVALRDFLVEAQPTDMRALQDFEEADKLHIQMNDIITVIEGRAENYWWRGQNKRTLKVGQFPRNTVTSVAGLSAHDISQPLKNSFIHTGHGDTNPQHCWGFPDKIDELYLGNPMDPPDILGVDPSTARPTQLPGRAKRQPPPRPPQPSVLLTKPCYDPVSEEEEGLPGGLRKLCLKKPSTGKGLRPVKPSARVPGTKVGERQPSRLPSEGPAGGEVTLIDFEEEVPQGSPSPVGELTAPSLAKLAMEAFSLLDKTPPQSPTRALPRPLHPTPVVDWDTRPLPPPPAYDDVAQDEDDFEVCSITSPPSRRGKTNYGFVDEGERGPVLEDNLFLPPKETKQPSLTQTTELFEELQQECMKRLNVPVGQAVPTDDKPQIPPRVPIPPRPLRRNELGRWSGDLSPASGGEEDRPPQIPPRDPLSQPTSRTPSPMALQVGSPQQRAALCSCLSTSPGKPMPTTQSFALDPKYATPKVIQAQGKDCSKGPCILPIVKDGQKVSSTHYYLLPERPAYLDKYEKFFKEAKSPEEVPASRLVTTATVRPMVQQPVLDCKANFSSNNSNPGPKCLVKASCSLQKIVYDGPDGYRPADKIRLVQDTVHGVTTEECQAALQNHGWSIQRAIQYLKVEQLFCLGLKSRVECHRVLEMFDWNLAQASSHLLDPYSTARQKR; encoded by the exons aTGGCCGAGAGATGCGACTACCAGCGCCTGAGCAgcgccgaggaggaggaggagatgctcggtcccctgccccacagcttcTCGGACAGCACTGGGCAGCGGGTCCTGCGGCCGGGCAGTGGGCGCCCtgcgcagcccccccagcaggaCGTCGCCCCGGGCATGCCATGCCGGAGG AGGCTGAGCTGTAGCATGCAGGCAGAGGAGGGCACGGactggctgctggagctgctgaccgagctgcagctgcagcagtacTTCCTGCGCATCCGGGATGAGCTCAACGTCACCCGCCTCTCCCACTTCGAGTACGTCAAAAATGAGGATCTGGAGAAGATTGGCATGGGACGCCCCG GCCAGCGGCGGCTGTGGGAGGCGGTGAAGCGGAGGAAAGCCATGTGCAAGCGGAAATCCTGGATGAGCAAG GTGTTCAGCGGGAAGCGCCCTGAGTCAGAGctgccaccccagccccagagcacctTCCGCAAGCCCCCCACGCCGCCACCCCCCGAAGCAGGGGGCCAGCACTCCCTCACCTGCCTCGTGCGGGAGCGAGACCTCTCGCTCTTTGAGAAACTGGGTGACGGCTCCTTTGGCGTCGTGCGTCGCGGCGAGTGGTGCACACCTGCTGGCAAGACG CTGAATGTGGCAGTGAAGTGCCTCAAGACGGACGTGCTGAGCCAGCCGGAGGCACTGGATGACTTCATCCGGGAGGTGAACGCCATGCACTCCCTGGACCACAGGAACCTCATCCGCCTCTATGGCGTGGTGCTCTCCCACCCCATGAAGATG gtgacagagctggccCCACTGGGCTCCCTCCTGGACCGCCTGCGGAAAAACCATGGCCATTTCCTCATCTCCACCCTCTGCCAGTATGCTATCCAAGTGGCCAAAGGGATGGCCTACCTAGAGTCCAAACGCTTCATCCACCGTGACCTGGCTGCTCGCAACATCCTGCTGGCCTCCAACGAGCTCATCAAGATTGGGGACTTTGGGCTGATGCGGGCCCTGCCCAAAAATGATGACCACTACGTGATGCAGGAGCATCGCAAGGTCCCCTTTGCCTG GTGTGCTCCTGAGAGCCTGAAGACACGCACCTTCTCCCACGCCAGTGACACCTGGATGTTTGGGGTGACCCTCTGGGAGATGTTCACCTATGGGCAGGAGCCCTGGATCGGCCTCAACGGCAGCCAG ATCCTGCATAAGATCGACAAGGAGGGTGAGCGGCTGCCACGGCCTGAGGACTGTCCCCAGGATGTCTACAACGTcatgctgcagtgctgggcacaCAAGCCCGAGGACCGACCcacctttgtggccctgcgGGACTTCTTGGTGGAG GCCCAGCCCACTGACATGAGGGCGCTGCAGGACTTTGAGGAGGCTGACAAGCTGCACATCCAGATGAACGACATCATCACAGTCATCGAGGGCAG GGCTGAGAATTACTGGTGGCGGGGTCAGAATAAGCGGACCCTAAAAGTGGGCCAGTTCCCCCGAAACACGGTGACCTCGGTGGCGGGGCTGTCGGCCCACGACATCAGCCAGCCGCTTAAAAACAGCTTCATCCACACAGGCCATGGAGACACCAACCCGCAGCACTGCTGGGGGTTTCCCGATAAAATTGATGA GCTGTACCTGGGAAATCCCATGGACCCTCCTGACATTTTAGGTGTGGACCCAAGCACTGCCAGACCCACCCAGCTTCCAGGCAGAGCTAAAA GGCAGCCGCCTCCGCGCCCGCCTCAGCCTTCCGTCCTGCTCACCA AGCCCTGCTACGACCCGGTCAGTGAAGAAGAGGAGGGTCTGCCAGGGGGTCTCCGGAAGCTCTGCCTGAAGAAGCCGAGCACGGGGAAAGGTCTGCGGCCGGTCAAGCCATCAGCACGGGTGCCGGGCACCAAGGTGGGCGAGCGGCAACCCAGCCGGCTGCCAAGCGAGGGACCAGCGGGCGGCGAGGTGACCCTCATCGATTTTGAGGAGGAGGTGCCTCAAGGTAGCCCATCACCGGTGGGAGAGCTGACAGCCCCATCGTTGGCCAAGCTGGCCATGGAGGCCTTCTCGCTGCTGGACAAGACCCCACCGCAGAGCCCCACGCGGGCTCTACCCCGGCCCCTCCACCCCACACCGGTGGTGGACTGGGACACCCGACCCTTGCCCCCACCGCCCGCTTATGACGATGTGGCGCAGGACGAGGATGACTTTGAGGTCTGCTCCATCACCAGTCCCCCGAGCCGGCGGGGCAAGACCAACTACGGCTTTGTGGACGAGGGAGAGCGGGGACCGGTGCTGGAGGACAACCTCTTCCTGCCCCCCAAGGAGACCAAGCAGCCCAGCTTGACACAGACCACTGAGCTCtttgaggagctgcagcaggagtgcATGAAGAGGCTCAATGTCCCTGTGGGACAGGCTGTCCCCACTGATGACAAGCCCCAGATCCCCCcacgtgtccccatcccaccccgaCCCCTCCGCCGCAACGAGCTCGGGCGCTGGTCAGGGGACCTTTCCCCAGCTTCGGGGGGTGAGGAAGACCGGCCACCCCAAATTCCCCCCCGAGACCCGCTGTCACAGCCCACCTCCCGGACACCCAGCCCCATGGCTCTGCAGGTGGGCTCCCCCCAGCAACgtgctgctctctgctcctgcctctccACCTCGCCAGGGAAGCCCATGCCCACCACGCAGAGCTTCGCCCTCGACCCCAAGTATGCCACCCCCAAAGTCATCCAGGCACAGGGCAAGGACTGCTCCAAGGGACCCTGCATCCTGCCCATCGTGAAGGATGGGCAGAAGGTCAGCAGCACCCACTactacctgctgcctgagcgCCCAGCTTACCTGGACAAGTACGAGAAGTTTTTCAAGGAGGCCAAAAGCCCCGAGGAGGTTCCGGCATCCcgcctggtcaccacagccaccGTCCGTCCCATGGtgcagcagccagtgctggacTGCAAGGCCAACTTCTCCTCCAACAACAGCAACCCTGGGCCCAAGTGCCTGGTGAAAGCCTCCTGCAGCCTCCAGAAGATCGTCTATGATGGGCCAGATGGCTACCGCCCCGCCGACAAGATCCGGCTG GTGCAGGACACGGTACACGGTGTGACCACCGAGGAGTGCCAGGCGGCCCTGCAGAACCACGGCTGGAGCATCCAACGGGCCATCCAGTACCTGAAG GTGGAGCAGCTGTTCTGTCTGGGGCTGAAGTCCCGTGTGGAGTGTCACCGCGTGCTGGAGATGTTTGACTGGAACCTGGCCCAGGCCAGCTCCCACCTCCTCGATCCCTACAGCACCGCCCGCCAGAA GCGAtga
- the TNK2 gene encoding activated CDC42 kinase 1 isoform X1, with protein sequence MAERCDYQRLSSAEEEEEMLGPLPHSFSDSTGQRVLRPGSGRPAQPPQQDVAPGMPCRRRLSCSMQAEEGTDWLLELLTELQLQQYFLRIRDELNVTRLSHFEYVKNEDLEKIGMGRPGQRRLWEAVKRRKAMCKRKSWMSKVFSGKRPESELPPQPQSTFRKPPTPPPPEAGGQHSLTCLVRERDLSLFEKLGDGSFGVVRRGEWCTPAGKTLNVAVKCLKTDVLSQPEALDDFIREVNAMHSLDHRNLIRLYGVVLSHPMKMVTELAPLGSLLDRLRKNHGHFLISTLCQYAIQVAKGMAYLESKRFIHRDLAARNILLASNELIKIGDFGLMRALPKNDDHYVMQEHRKVPFAWCAPESLKTRTFSHASDTWMFGVTLWEMFTYGQEPWIGLNGSQILHKIDKEGERLPRPEDCPQDVYNVMLQCWAHKPEDRPTFVALRDFLVEAQPTDMRALQDFEEADKLHIQMNDIITVIEGRAENYWWRGQNKRTLKVGQFPRNTVTSVAGLSAHDISQPLKNSFIHTGHGDTNPQHCWGFPDKIDELYLGNPMDPPDILGVDPSTARPTQLPGRAKKPCYDPVSEEEEGLPGGLRKLCLKKPSTGKGLRPVKPSARVPGTKVGERQPSRLPSEGPAGGEVTLIDFEEEVPQGSPSPVGELTAPSLAKLAMEAFSLLDKTPPQSPTRALPRPLHPTPVVDWDTRPLPPPPAYDDVAQDEDDFEVCSITSPPSRRGKTNYGFVDEGERGPVLEDNLFLPPKETKQPSLTQTTELFEELQQECMKRLNVPVGQAVPTDDKPQIPPRVPIPPRPLRRNELGRWSGDLSPASGGEEDRPPQIPPRDPLSQPTSRTPSPMALQVGSPQQRAALCSCLSTSPGKPMPTTQSFALDPKYATPKVIQAQGKDCSKGPCILPIVKDGQKVSSTHYYLLPERPAYLDKYEKFFKEAKSPEEVPASRLVTTATVRPMVQQPVLDCKANFSSNNSNPGPKCLVKASCSLQKIVYDGPDGYRPADKIRLVQDTVHGVTTEECQAALQNHGWSIQRAIQYLKVEQLFCLGLKSRVECHRVLEMFDWNLAQASSHLLDPYSTARQKR encoded by the exons aTGGCCGAGAGATGCGACTACCAGCGCCTGAGCAgcgccgaggaggaggaggagatgctcggtcccctgccccacagcttcTCGGACAGCACTGGGCAGCGGGTCCTGCGGCCGGGCAGTGGGCGCCCtgcgcagcccccccagcaggaCGTCGCCCCGGGCATGCCATGCCGGAGG AGGCTGAGCTGTAGCATGCAGGCAGAGGAGGGCACGGactggctgctggagctgctgaccgagctgcagctgcagcagtacTTCCTGCGCATCCGGGATGAGCTCAACGTCACCCGCCTCTCCCACTTCGAGTACGTCAAAAATGAGGATCTGGAGAAGATTGGCATGGGACGCCCCG GCCAGCGGCGGCTGTGGGAGGCGGTGAAGCGGAGGAAAGCCATGTGCAAGCGGAAATCCTGGATGAGCAAG GTGTTCAGCGGGAAGCGCCCTGAGTCAGAGctgccaccccagccccagagcacctTCCGCAAGCCCCCCACGCCGCCACCCCCCGAAGCAGGGGGCCAGCACTCCCTCACCTGCCTCGTGCGGGAGCGAGACCTCTCGCTCTTTGAGAAACTGGGTGACGGCTCCTTTGGCGTCGTGCGTCGCGGCGAGTGGTGCACACCTGCTGGCAAGACG CTGAATGTGGCAGTGAAGTGCCTCAAGACGGACGTGCTGAGCCAGCCGGAGGCACTGGATGACTTCATCCGGGAGGTGAACGCCATGCACTCCCTGGACCACAGGAACCTCATCCGCCTCTATGGCGTGGTGCTCTCCCACCCCATGAAGATG gtgacagagctggccCCACTGGGCTCCCTCCTGGACCGCCTGCGGAAAAACCATGGCCATTTCCTCATCTCCACCCTCTGCCAGTATGCTATCCAAGTGGCCAAAGGGATGGCCTACCTAGAGTCCAAACGCTTCATCCACCGTGACCTGGCTGCTCGCAACATCCTGCTGGCCTCCAACGAGCTCATCAAGATTGGGGACTTTGGGCTGATGCGGGCCCTGCCCAAAAATGATGACCACTACGTGATGCAGGAGCATCGCAAGGTCCCCTTTGCCTG GTGTGCTCCTGAGAGCCTGAAGACACGCACCTTCTCCCACGCCAGTGACACCTGGATGTTTGGGGTGACCCTCTGGGAGATGTTCACCTATGGGCAGGAGCCCTGGATCGGCCTCAACGGCAGCCAG ATCCTGCATAAGATCGACAAGGAGGGTGAGCGGCTGCCACGGCCTGAGGACTGTCCCCAGGATGTCTACAACGTcatgctgcagtgctgggcacaCAAGCCCGAGGACCGACCcacctttgtggccctgcgGGACTTCTTGGTGGAG GCCCAGCCCACTGACATGAGGGCGCTGCAGGACTTTGAGGAGGCTGACAAGCTGCACATCCAGATGAACGACATCATCACAGTCATCGAGGGCAG GGCTGAGAATTACTGGTGGCGGGGTCAGAATAAGCGGACCCTAAAAGTGGGCCAGTTCCCCCGAAACACGGTGACCTCGGTGGCGGGGCTGTCGGCCCACGACATCAGCCAGCCGCTTAAAAACAGCTTCATCCACACAGGCCATGGAGACACCAACCCGCAGCACTGCTGGGGGTTTCCCGATAAAATTGATGA GCTGTACCTGGGAAATCCCATGGACCCTCCTGACATTTTAGGTGTGGACCCAAGCACTGCCAGACCCACCCAGCTTCCAGGCAGAGCTAAAA AGCCCTGCTACGACCCGGTCAGTGAAGAAGAGGAGGGTCTGCCAGGGGGTCTCCGGAAGCTCTGCCTGAAGAAGCCGAGCACGGGGAAAGGTCTGCGGCCGGTCAAGCCATCAGCACGGGTGCCGGGCACCAAGGTGGGCGAGCGGCAACCCAGCCGGCTGCCAAGCGAGGGACCAGCGGGCGGCGAGGTGACCCTCATCGATTTTGAGGAGGAGGTGCCTCAAGGTAGCCCATCACCGGTGGGAGAGCTGACAGCCCCATCGTTGGCCAAGCTGGCCATGGAGGCCTTCTCGCTGCTGGACAAGACCCCACCGCAGAGCCCCACGCGGGCTCTACCCCGGCCCCTCCACCCCACACCGGTGGTGGACTGGGACACCCGACCCTTGCCCCCACCGCCCGCTTATGACGATGTGGCGCAGGACGAGGATGACTTTGAGGTCTGCTCCATCACCAGTCCCCCGAGCCGGCGGGGCAAGACCAACTACGGCTTTGTGGACGAGGGAGAGCGGGGACCGGTGCTGGAGGACAACCTCTTCCTGCCCCCCAAGGAGACCAAGCAGCCCAGCTTGACACAGACCACTGAGCTCtttgaggagctgcagcaggagtgcATGAAGAGGCTCAATGTCCCTGTGGGACAGGCTGTCCCCACTGATGACAAGCCCCAGATCCCCCcacgtgtccccatcccaccccgaCCCCTCCGCCGCAACGAGCTCGGGCGCTGGTCAGGGGACCTTTCCCCAGCTTCGGGGGGTGAGGAAGACCGGCCACCCCAAATTCCCCCCCGAGACCCGCTGTCACAGCCCACCTCCCGGACACCCAGCCCCATGGCTCTGCAGGTGGGCTCCCCCCAGCAACgtgctgctctctgctcctgcctctccACCTCGCCAGGGAAGCCCATGCCCACCACGCAGAGCTTCGCCCTCGACCCCAAGTATGCCACCCCCAAAGTCATCCAGGCACAGGGCAAGGACTGCTCCAAGGGACCCTGCATCCTGCCCATCGTGAAGGATGGGCAGAAGGTCAGCAGCACCCACTactacctgctgcctgagcgCCCAGCTTACCTGGACAAGTACGAGAAGTTTTTCAAGGAGGCCAAAAGCCCCGAGGAGGTTCCGGCATCCcgcctggtcaccacagccaccGTCCGTCCCATGGtgcagcagccagtgctggacTGCAAGGCCAACTTCTCCTCCAACAACAGCAACCCTGGGCCCAAGTGCCTGGTGAAAGCCTCCTGCAGCCTCCAGAAGATCGTCTATGATGGGCCAGATGGCTACCGCCCCGCCGACAAGATCCGGCTG GTGCAGGACACGGTACACGGTGTGACCACCGAGGAGTGCCAGGCGGCCCTGCAGAACCACGGCTGGAGCATCCAACGGGCCATCCAGTACCTGAAG GTGGAGCAGCTGTTCTGTCTGGGGCTGAAGTCCCGTGTGGAGTGTCACCGCGTGCTGGAGATGTTTGACTGGAACCTGGCCCAGGCCAGCTCCCACCTCCTCGATCCCTACAGCACCGCCCGCCAGAA GCGAtga
- the TNK2 gene encoding activated CDC42 kinase 1 isoform X2 — translation MRRFQALHRSFPFLTRFRFYRRLSCSMQAEEGTDWLLELLTELQLQQYFLRIRDELNVTRLSHFEYVKNEDLEKIGMGRPGQRRLWEAVKRRKAMCKRKSWMSKVFSGKRPESELPPQPQSTFRKPPTPPPPEAGGQHSLTCLVRERDLSLFEKLGDGSFGVVRRGEWCTPAGKTLNVAVKCLKTDVLSQPEALDDFIREVNAMHSLDHRNLIRLYGVVLSHPMKMVTELAPLGSLLDRLRKNHGHFLISTLCQYAIQVAKGMAYLESKRFIHRDLAARNILLASNELIKIGDFGLMRALPKNDDHYVMQEHRKVPFAWCAPESLKTRTFSHASDTWMFGVTLWEMFTYGQEPWIGLNGSQILHKIDKEGERLPRPEDCPQDVYNVMLQCWAHKPEDRPTFVALRDFLVEAQPTDMRALQDFEEADKLHIQMNDIITVIEGRAENYWWRGQNKRTLKVGQFPRNTVTSVAGLSAHDISQPLKNSFIHTGHGDTNPQHCWGFPDKIDELYLGNPMDPPDILGVDPSTARPTQLPGRAKRQPPPRPPQPSVLLTKPCYDPVSEEEEGLPGGLRKLCLKKPSTGKGLRPVKPSARVPGTKVGERQPSRLPSEGPAGGEVTLIDFEEEVPQGSPSPVGELTAPSLAKLAMEAFSLLDKTPPQSPTRALPRPLHPTPVVDWDTRPLPPPPAYDDVAQDEDDFEVCSITSPPSRRGKTNYGFVDEGERGPVLEDNLFLPPKETKQPSLTQTTELFEELQQECMKRLNVPVGQAVPTDDKPQIPPRVPIPPRPLRRNELGRWSGDLSPASGGEEDRPPQIPPRDPLSQPTSRTPSPMALQVGSPQQRAALCSCLSTSPGKPMPTTQSFALDPKYATPKVIQAQGKDCSKGPCILPIVKDGQKVSSTHYYLLPERPAYLDKYEKFFKEAKSPEEVPASRLVTTATVRPMVQQPVLDCKANFSSNNSNPGPKCLVKASCSLQKIVYDGPDGYRPADKIRLVQDTVHGVTTEECQAALQNHGWSIQRAIQYLKVEQLFCLGLKSRVECHRVLEMFDWNLAQASSHLLDPYSTARQKR, via the exons ATGCGACGCTTCCAGGCTTTGCACCGAtccttccccttcctcacccGCTTCCGCTTCTACCGA AGGCTGAGCTGTAGCATGCAGGCAGAGGAGGGCACGGactggctgctggagctgctgaccgagctgcagctgcagcagtacTTCCTGCGCATCCGGGATGAGCTCAACGTCACCCGCCTCTCCCACTTCGAGTACGTCAAAAATGAGGATCTGGAGAAGATTGGCATGGGACGCCCCG GCCAGCGGCGGCTGTGGGAGGCGGTGAAGCGGAGGAAAGCCATGTGCAAGCGGAAATCCTGGATGAGCAAG GTGTTCAGCGGGAAGCGCCCTGAGTCAGAGctgccaccccagccccagagcacctTCCGCAAGCCCCCCACGCCGCCACCCCCCGAAGCAGGGGGCCAGCACTCCCTCACCTGCCTCGTGCGGGAGCGAGACCTCTCGCTCTTTGAGAAACTGGGTGACGGCTCCTTTGGCGTCGTGCGTCGCGGCGAGTGGTGCACACCTGCTGGCAAGACG CTGAATGTGGCAGTGAAGTGCCTCAAGACGGACGTGCTGAGCCAGCCGGAGGCACTGGATGACTTCATCCGGGAGGTGAACGCCATGCACTCCCTGGACCACAGGAACCTCATCCGCCTCTATGGCGTGGTGCTCTCCCACCCCATGAAGATG gtgacagagctggccCCACTGGGCTCCCTCCTGGACCGCCTGCGGAAAAACCATGGCCATTTCCTCATCTCCACCCTCTGCCAGTATGCTATCCAAGTGGCCAAAGGGATGGCCTACCTAGAGTCCAAACGCTTCATCCACCGTGACCTGGCTGCTCGCAACATCCTGCTGGCCTCCAACGAGCTCATCAAGATTGGGGACTTTGGGCTGATGCGGGCCCTGCCCAAAAATGATGACCACTACGTGATGCAGGAGCATCGCAAGGTCCCCTTTGCCTG GTGTGCTCCTGAGAGCCTGAAGACACGCACCTTCTCCCACGCCAGTGACACCTGGATGTTTGGGGTGACCCTCTGGGAGATGTTCACCTATGGGCAGGAGCCCTGGATCGGCCTCAACGGCAGCCAG ATCCTGCATAAGATCGACAAGGAGGGTGAGCGGCTGCCACGGCCTGAGGACTGTCCCCAGGATGTCTACAACGTcatgctgcagtgctgggcacaCAAGCCCGAGGACCGACCcacctttgtggccctgcgGGACTTCTTGGTGGAG GCCCAGCCCACTGACATGAGGGCGCTGCAGGACTTTGAGGAGGCTGACAAGCTGCACATCCAGATGAACGACATCATCACAGTCATCGAGGGCAG GGCTGAGAATTACTGGTGGCGGGGTCAGAATAAGCGGACCCTAAAAGTGGGCCAGTTCCCCCGAAACACGGTGACCTCGGTGGCGGGGCTGTCGGCCCACGACATCAGCCAGCCGCTTAAAAACAGCTTCATCCACACAGGCCATGGAGACACCAACCCGCAGCACTGCTGGGGGTTTCCCGATAAAATTGATGA GCTGTACCTGGGAAATCCCATGGACCCTCCTGACATTTTAGGTGTGGACCCAAGCACTGCCAGACCCACCCAGCTTCCAGGCAGAGCTAAAA GGCAGCCGCCTCCGCGCCCGCCTCAGCCTTCCGTCCTGCTCACCA AGCCCTGCTACGACCCGGTCAGTGAAGAAGAGGAGGGTCTGCCAGGGGGTCTCCGGAAGCTCTGCCTGAAGAAGCCGAGCACGGGGAAAGGTCTGCGGCCGGTCAAGCCATCAGCACGGGTGCCGGGCACCAAGGTGGGCGAGCGGCAACCCAGCCGGCTGCCAAGCGAGGGACCAGCGGGCGGCGAGGTGACCCTCATCGATTTTGAGGAGGAGGTGCCTCAAGGTAGCCCATCACCGGTGGGAGAGCTGACAGCCCCATCGTTGGCCAAGCTGGCCATGGAGGCCTTCTCGCTGCTGGACAAGACCCCACCGCAGAGCCCCACGCGGGCTCTACCCCGGCCCCTCCACCCCACACCGGTGGTGGACTGGGACACCCGACCCTTGCCCCCACCGCCCGCTTATGACGATGTGGCGCAGGACGAGGATGACTTTGAGGTCTGCTCCATCACCAGTCCCCCGAGCCGGCGGGGCAAGACCAACTACGGCTTTGTGGACGAGGGAGAGCGGGGACCGGTGCTGGAGGACAACCTCTTCCTGCCCCCCAAGGAGACCAAGCAGCCCAGCTTGACACAGACCACTGAGCTCtttgaggagctgcagcaggagtgcATGAAGAGGCTCAATGTCCCTGTGGGACAGGCTGTCCCCACTGATGACAAGCCCCAGATCCCCCcacgtgtccccatcccaccccgaCCCCTCCGCCGCAACGAGCTCGGGCGCTGGTCAGGGGACCTTTCCCCAGCTTCGGGGGGTGAGGAAGACCGGCCACCCCAAATTCCCCCCCGAGACCCGCTGTCACAGCCCACCTCCCGGACACCCAGCCCCATGGCTCTGCAGGTGGGCTCCCCCCAGCAACgtgctgctctctgctcctgcctctccACCTCGCCAGGGAAGCCCATGCCCACCACGCAGAGCTTCGCCCTCGACCCCAAGTATGCCACCCCCAAAGTCATCCAGGCACAGGGCAAGGACTGCTCCAAGGGACCCTGCATCCTGCCCATCGTGAAGGATGGGCAGAAGGTCAGCAGCACCCACTactacctgctgcctgagcgCCCAGCTTACCTGGACAAGTACGAGAAGTTTTTCAAGGAGGCCAAAAGCCCCGAGGAGGTTCCGGCATCCcgcctggtcaccacagccaccGTCCGTCCCATGGtgcagcagccagtgctggacTGCAAGGCCAACTTCTCCTCCAACAACAGCAACCCTGGGCCCAAGTGCCTGGTGAAAGCCTCCTGCAGCCTCCAGAAGATCGTCTATGATGGGCCAGATGGCTACCGCCCCGCCGACAAGATCCGGCTG GTGCAGGACACGGTACACGGTGTGACCACCGAGGAGTGCCAGGCGGCCCTGCAGAACCACGGCTGGAGCATCCAACGGGCCATCCAGTACCTGAAG GTGGAGCAGCTGTTCTGTCTGGGGCTGAAGTCCCGTGTGGAGTGTCACCGCGTGCTGGAGATGTTTGACTGGAACCTGGCCCAGGCCAGCTCCCACCTCCTCGATCCCTACAGCACCGCCCGCCAGAA GCGAtga